A section of the Thermoanaerobacterales bacterium genome encodes:
- a CDS encoding GTP-binding protein, translating into MAEKEKFIRKKPHINIGTIGHVAHGKSTLTAAITHILKLKGLATKEVTVEDLNAAPEEKARGLTITISHVEYETDKRHYAHIDCPGHADYIKNMITGAAQMDGGILVVSAVDGSMPQTREHLLLARQVGLPSLVVFINKCDAVDDPEIINLVESEIRELLKKYEFPGDEVPIVRG; encoded by the coding sequence ATGGCGGAGAAAGAAAAATTTATTAGAAAAAAACCCCATATTAACATCGGTACCATTGGCCATGTTGCCCATGGTAAAAGTACTTTGACCGCTGCCATTACCCATATCTTAAAATTAAAGGGCTTGGCAACAAAAGAAGTAACGGTCGAGGATTTAAATGCCGCTCCTGAGGAAAAAGCCAGGGGATTAACCATTACCATTTCCCACGTTGAATACGAGACTGATAAAAGACACTATGCCCATATCGATTGCCCTGGCCACGCCGACTACATCAAAAACATGATTACTGGAGCAGCCCAGATGGATGGTGGGATTTTGGTTGTTTCGGCTGTTGATGGGTCAATGCCCCAAACCAGGGAACACCTTCTTCTGGCAAGACAGGTTGGTTTACCTTCCTTGGTCGTCTTTATAAACAAATGCGATGCCGTTGACGATCCGGAAATAATCAATTTAGTTGAAAGTGAGATCAGGGAGTTATTGAAAAAATATGAGTTTCCCGGAGATGAGGTTCCGATAGTTCGGGG